In a single window of the Arachis hypogaea cultivar Tifrunner chromosome 6, arahy.Tifrunner.gnm2.J5K5, whole genome shotgun sequence genome:
- the LOC112755980 gene encoding vacuolar-processing enzyme, with product MESLLRFTLLFFAFTTFLASASAHRDIVGGTLRLPSEAISRFFHEPENEGTRWAVLLAGSNGYWNYRHQADICHAYQLLRSGGVKEENIIVFMYDDIAYSEENPRPGVIINKPDGGDVYKGVPKDYTGKDVNVNNFFAALLGNKSALTGGSGKVVDSGPNDHIFVFYSDHGGPGILGMPVGPYLYANDLNEVLKKKHASGGYQSLVFYLEACESGSIFEGLLPEDINIYATTASNAVESSWGTYCPGEDPSPPAEYSTCLGDLYSISWMEDSDIHNLRTETLHQQYKLVKDRTLNGNAYYGSHVMQYGDVGISENLLFQYLGTNPANDNYTFVDENSLRTPSKAVNQRDADLIHFWEKFRKAPEGSSSKITAQKQVVEVMSHRMHIDNSVKLIGNLLFGTEKGPELLSAVRPAGKPLVDDWDCLKNMVRTFETHCGSLSQYGMKHMRTFANICNAGIHKDQMDEATAQACVSIPSNPWSSLERGFSA from the exons ATGGAGTCCCTTCTAAGATTCACTCTTCTCTTCTTTGCCTTCACTACTTTCCTTGCGTCCGCCTCCGCCCACCGCGACATAGTCGGAGGTACTCTCCGGCTTCCCTCTGAGGCCATCTCCAGATTCTTCCATGAGCCAGAGAATGAAGGGACAAGGTGGGCTGTTCTTCTTGCTGGTTCCAATGGTTATTGGAACTATAGGCATcag GCTGATATTTGTCACGCATATCAACTATTGAGGAGTGGAGgggtaaaagaagaaaatataattGTGTTTATGTATGATGACATAGCTTATAGTGAAGAAAACCCAAGGCCTGGAGTCATAATTAACAAACCAGATGGGGGAGATGTTTATAAAGGTGTCCCTAAG GATTACACCGGCAAAGATGTTAATGTCAACAACTTCTTTGCTGCTCTTCTTGGAAACAAATCAGCTCTCACTGGTGGCAGTGGCAAAGTTGTAGATAGTGGCCCCAATGATCACATATTTGTGTTCTACAGTGACCATGGAGGTCCAGGGATTCTTG GTATGCCTGTTGGTCCTTACTTGTATGCAAATGATCTTAATGAAGTCTTGAAGAAGAAGCATGCGTCTGGAGGATACCAAAGCCTT GTGTTTTATCTAGAGGCATGTGAATCTGGGAGTATCTTTGAAGGCCTTCTTCCTGAAGACATAAATATTTACGCAACGACAGCTTCAAACGCGGTCGAGAGCAGTTGGGGAACATATTGCCCTGGGGAGGATCCTAGTCCTCCAGCAGAATACTCAACCTGCTTGGGTGACCTCTACAGTATTTCTTGGATGGAAGACAG TGACATACACAATTTGAGGACAGAAACTTTACACCAACAATATAAATTG GTCAAAGATAGGACTTTGAATGGAAACGCATACTATGGCTCTCATGTGATGCAATATGGTGACGTAGGGATCAGCGAGAACCTTCTTTTCCAATATTTGGGAACAAATCCTGCCAATGATAATTACACTTTTGTGGATGAAAATTCCTTGAGGACACCTTCAAAAGCAGTGAACCAACGCGATGCGGACCTCAtccatttctgggagaag TTCCGCAAAGCGCCCGAGGGTTCTTCGAGTAAGATCACGGCGCAGAAACAAGTTGTGGAAGTGATGTCTCACAGAATGCACATAGACAACAGCGTGAAACTCATTGGAAATCTCTTATTTGGCACTGAAAAGGGTCCTGAATTGCTAAGTGCAGTTAGACCTGCAGGGAAGCCTCTTGTTGATGACTGGGATTGCCTCAAAAACATG GTAAGGACTTTTGAGACACATTGTGGATCCTTATCTCAATATGGAATGAAACATATGAGAACCTTTGCAAACATCTGCAATGCTGGGATCCATAAAGATCAAATGGATGAGGCCACAGCACAAGCATGTGTTAGCATCCCTTCCAATCCATGGAGTTCTCTTGAGAGGGGTTTTAGTGCATAA